The genomic segment tgcattttaatgtcaacttctaaatgtctgttcagtagtcccCATAACAGATCACACAATTAAATtgtgtggtgcttctaattaaatgatataaagcagttgcaaatgttttacaaaataattatcatcacttGCGTAATCATTTGCACCAATAAAACGTGCAGCTCTTTGTTTTACAACCGAATTATATGTAGCTGATatctatttattaataaaatttaatattaacTACATTGAAAAGGTTTCCGTTACCTCTCGCAAGATCTCGGTAAAAAGTCTAACGATTTATTTccacaacatgatgcatgatACACTTCGAATACCGATACGGAGCGGTATTGTGGATTTATTATGTTATGGGCAATGTGCTTTGGCATTTGCACAGTTACTTCCTGTCGCACCCACACGCTCTCAAGTGGctaagaccacaagtgtgtgtatttGGACAAGGGGACTGTCCTGCAGACTTTAGCTCctaccctaatcaaacacacctgaacgaGCTAACCAAGGTCTAAGCGTTACTAAAAATCAGCAGGTAGGTGACTTTTATCAAGGTtagagcaaaactctgcaggactgtggatCTCCAGAACCGACGTTGGCCACCAGGCATACTAgaaatttcatataaataatacaaattttcaTAGGGAGTTGTGTGGaagcaagttggagctaaactttgcaggacataTTCCCTCTAGGACGGAGTTTGGGACACCCCAACCTAAAAACACCCTAGCTAATGCATAGACACATACAGAAGCTTATAACACCTTAACAACTGCATAGCAGCACACTAAAATGACCCAACACAGGGGAACAGCAACACGCTACAACCCAGATAGCATAAGTACTTCTGTTAAAGATCACTTCaactggaaagcatctgctgggTACAAacagttttacatgcattctgAATCATAAACATCTCACAAACGACATCTGATGGGAAACGGCGTATAGAGGTATTGTAGATAAGCAAATCTAAAGTCAAATAGATGTGTCTGTGCTAGCAATAGCCTAGTAACTGCATAGCAACGCACTAAAATTGCCTGGCAGCCACTAGCCATGGCATGGGAACCACACACAAGTCTTGCACGAGCAAGCacaaatgtgctttttatttgatttttttagcaCTTCAGATGTCTCATTTATGTGGAACCAGGAGGTTTTAGTACATGCAGCGCCTTAAAACAGGTCACACTTGACTGCACTGAGAAGCCTTAAACTACCTAATTCTTATTATTGACTGAATATGCAATACTATATAATCCGTACGTATAATTTCCCCTTTCTTTGCAATGTAGGCTACTGCAGGGAAATTAAAATGGGTTGCGGTGAGATACATTACTGACGTGGAAATAACTGCGCGTGCATAAAAACGGGATCGCTTTTAGGCGGATGGCAGACAGACCCTTCTCGACCTGTTTGTAAACGAAGCAGTGTGGCACGCGCGAACGTTTTCCCGCGTTTTCGCTTCAGCAAGGCTTGTTTTGAGAAGAATGTGACGGTTTCAACGAGCAGAAGTGATGGGCCTGCATCTTTCTAGCAGGAAGGGTGTGAGCTCTTGGTGGTTTCCTCTTGAGTAGTATCTGATGAGTGAAACCAGTAGTGGGTGCTTTGGGTGTGTTCACTTAGTAGGTTTGTGGTCTACTGAACAAGACAGAAATAAGGTCGAAATGTTTGTGCAACATACACTTTTACAGGTGCTTTTTGCACCTCCACGCACGACGGTTATTACGTAAATATTTttcctcatgtttttttttttattattttatttttttatgaaagcaCCATTAAACGTCCTTAATGCTTATTCTCCTGCTCCGTTAGTCTACTGAAACTGAAATACTTTTGCTGTTGTGGGAAGTGGTCGATTTTTGCATATTTAACGTGCATATTTCTGACCCTGCaggcgcgtgcgtgcgtgcgcgagtgtatgtgtgtgcgtgaaaTGTATGATCTTGGCTGCCTTCATGTGACTGCGTTTCCGTTGCTTGCTTGCTTCCGCAATTACTAAAGACATTGCAGAGATGCAGATGTCAAGCACTTTGCATCTCCGGAGAGACCAAGCCAACAGAACCTCCCCGCAAACCGATGTAATGGTCTTCTGTGAACTTCACAGAGGAGCGGAGGGCGCGATCCTGGCCACTGGGGTAAGTGTGCACGGTATACCAAAGTGAGACTGTTTGTAAATGTGAAACGGCCAGGGTGAATGTTTTATGGCACTGTCTTTTGCTTTATCTTTGATTCAGTAGGACTTTCAGTACACTCATTACAGGGATAGTCACCTGCCTTATCTTACTCAAAGGCGCAATATTGTCAGTTTTTGATGTGATTTAGCTCTTTTAACTGTTTGCAGGATATTGTTTCTTACCTTTGATCGATACAGTGGACCTAAAAGTATATGGATTCGTAGGTCACAGTGaaagggtcaaaaaaaaaaaaaaaatacataaaatgtctaACAAAATGTCTAACCAACTTGCACCAATAAACAAATTTTTTAGATCTCTCAAATGATGACCTTTTAGATTTTTAAGAGTGAACTGTTATGTGCTGTATacactgtttttatatttaactttaaaaattattaattataattactattattattattattattacaattattaaacgTTTTTTGTCTTCAGTAAAACTTGAAGTgactttattttgaataaatgctcttttcttttttcggGATGTAgtgacattaatacatttttaagtttgatCTAAATGTCCACATGTTTTAAGGGCTAGTGTATATTGATTAATGGCTGTgacaaaatgtgtgcattttgTCAGTCTGATTTATAACCTGTATCACAGTTGGCTGGAGTAGATTAATGTTAGCTGCAGCCACACATTTCCTCTGTCCCTGCCACACATAGACCGCTGGGTGTCAAATCATTTTCTgttatgatatactgtataaattgAAAATGAAGAAGTGTCTTTAAAGAAAAGAATTTTAGTGTCTAAAAGATTTGAGATGCAGTTCATATTACAGTTTCTGTGTCAGTGTCAAGTGCGACAACAATGTGTAATTTCAAGCGgattcacaaaataatattttaggaaCTTCAAAAATACTTCTGTAAATACACCTTTACATGGACACTGATAGAGAATTTACATAAAGCAtacataaaaaagtatatttacttttctaatgatatattttttatatctaataATATAATTGTGCTCATGTTTTATTACTTCATTGCAGTGATCATGTTAAGATGCCGGTGTTTGATCACTTGTCCATCGTGCTCTGTCATGCAGTGGTGCCACTACTGGTGGTCCTGCTTTCAGCCTCAGGACATCCGCAGACCTTCCCCTGCAGGCTGGTATGTGAGAAATGGGTCGACTACAAATACGTTTAGATGAACACGGTTCTCTGCAAGGGAAATAAGCATATTCCTTAAGCGTATTACATGGTggttttcaaatagaaaatgtattcaaaatgttaCATCTTAAAGTATGATGTTACAGTTGTTACATTAACAAGCTATTACTTGTTGTGTAACCTGATGTATTcaagttaaatacatttttacttgagGGGCAAAAAATAGTTGTTACCACATGAAGGACCTTTTTTGGTTGCGTGaccaaatattttttacatgtatagACTAATATGAAGTCTAATCAGAAAACCCACTAAATTTGCTTGTTTGTCTATTTTTAATGTTCTCCATGGGATTAGCAAGTGAAAATATACAATTGGGTCAAATGACCTTTAGTGGAAATTTTTTTCCATTGTGTGGAAGAATAATCTAACTTAGTCTTTCCTTCTCTTTCCATGTCTGAAGATACGAAGCACGGCTCGGTGCAACAGCTATCAGCTCTCTGCCATACCAGATCATTTACCACATCAAATTGAGGAGATCTTTTTAGACAATAACCTTCTGTTAAATCTTCAAGATGGTTGTCTCTCCCGGTATCCTCTTCTACGGACGTTCAGCTGTGCGAACAATCAGATAACGGGGGTGGAAGAGCGTGTGTTCTCTGAGTTGCCTCTTTTAGAAGACCTCAATTTAGCCAACAACGAGCTTTACCATGGACACAAGCAAGTGGCCGAGTCCTTAAGCTCTCTGTCCCAACTAAAGACCCTTGATCTTTCAGGTAATGGCCTCTCGGAGGACATGGTGTCTCTGCTGGTACAGAATCTGTCCTCGCTTGAGTCTCTATACTTGTCCCGGAATGCCATACTGAGGCTGGATGAGTCAACGTTCAGAAACCTTCATCAGCTCCGGGAGCTGAACGTTGAGAGAAACTTGTTGTTTGAGATCGATGGAGCATTTGATCATATGAAAAAGCTCCAAAGGCTGAATCTGGCCTTCAACTGCTTGCCATGTTTGGTCAACTTTGAAATGACCCAACTGCTGGTTCTAAACGCCAGCCACAATTCCATCGAATGGTTCATAACCAATCAAAATTTGACTGAAACCTTTCAGCTGGAGACGTTGGATCTGTCTGACAACCATTTGCTGTTCTTTCCATTCCTTCCAACAAAAAACAGAATAAGAACTTTGCTGTTGTCCAATAATCGAGTTAGTTTTTACCAACACTTATCAAATTATACGTCTTCAAACTGGAGCACTAGTGTTGAGTACTACAACTTGGGGCAAAATGTAAGCAGCATCACAGTAGAGCTCTGGAATGAGAACCTTCACGGTGATCTTTCCTCAGTAGAGATCCTGGACCTGAGTGAAAACAAGGTTAACTACTTCCCTCAGGGATTCATTCAACAGATGCCACATCTTTACTGGCTGAGGCTGAGAAGTAACTGTTTACAGTCCTTCAGTTTGACGCCTGAATATCTACCAGTCACCCTTTATGAACTGGATGTTAGCCGAAACCGGTTAACCGAGTTGAAAGCAAGCAAACACTCTATTAACAAGCTGAACAATCTCACACATCTCAATCTAAGTACAAATGACCTTCAGAACCTCCCAACTAGGATTTTTGCTGGTCTACCAAAACTTCAGACACTAGATCTCAGTCACAACACTGTGGATGTGTGTTACTTGCCGCGTTCCTCAGGATGTGTTGTGTGGTCCAACATCGTTTCCCTAAAACAGCTCTATCTTGCCGGGTGTAGCATTCAGAACATCCCATCTTCAGCGTTCAAGGGCACGCCTCTAACCCATCTCGAACTTTCGAACAATCCGGACCTAAACCTCAAACAGGACTCTCTGGAAGGTCTCGCTAACACTTTGCAGCACTTGGGACTTGGTAATACTGGTCTTCAAGACTTTGACTTCTCTTTATACGGCCATTTGAAGAGTTTAAACATCAGTAGAAACTCACTACCAGAACTTCCTGAATCTCTAATAGCATTAAACCTGAAGCTTCTGGACTTGAGGGATAACATGTTGACAACCATCCCGTCCCAACATGCTGGCATGTTAGCTGAAAGACTGCAGACTGTTTATATGAATGGAAATGCCTTCAACTGTTGCCATTTAGACTGGTACAGGACCTTCGGGGAGAATAAAGGCATCAGTATTGTAGATCTCTCAGAGATTACATGTTTGGACTTAAACCACAGGCATCACAAGGTCGTGCTTTTGGACGCCATCCACTGTGGTGGTTCCAGCAGTGAGGAGTCTGTTGTCTGGTACATTCTTCTCTTTGTAACAGTCAGTGTTTCCATCATGGGTATATCTGTCATTTACATGCTCACCTTTAACCCAAGAATATTGCCCCGTGCTATTAAAAAGAGATGCTGGAGGCCGGCTCCTTATTGAGAAGCATGCTATTGTAAAACTAAGGAATGAAGAGGCTAACATGTTAAATATGCTCTCAAAGGTTGCTACTTTCAGACAACTGGACATAACAGAAGAGAAATATGATATTAATGTGAAAGATTTAGGCCATATTGGTCTCTAAAcatgaatgtatttaattttatcctcattaaaatgcatgaaaagcaTTTGGATACTGGATGGTTTGATATGTGCCTTTTAAAGAAAAGTTGCAATTATACTTTGAGCcatgatattttatatttgcatttatccatttggcaaattgttttttttttttgaacagtgCACTGGTaacgttattttaaaatattgttattaatgtcTATTTGTAATGAAATAGACAAGTTTTCTTGTCGTGGTtacaacattatttaaaggttacgAAAATGTTTCATAGAACCTACATCAAGTTCAAATAAGAACATTTCCTCTCAACATTATGAAAATGTTCAAGTACATATATCACAAGGACATTCTGAGAATGTTGAACTCAGAAAGTTTTCTCTCAATGTTATGTAAacgtgtatatataatattaataaaagttattcaAATGGTCCATGAAAATTACTTTAAGAGTTGTTAGTCCTAAAATTTATATAACTTTGAGAATGTTCCCTGTCAGCTGGGTTAGACGTTTTATTGGTACATGTGTTCCTTGGCAAACTAGTGAGCTTGTTCTTTCTCGTACTTATTGgctttttattctaaatatattatttaatttatttgataaaacaagTTCCACTGTCAAATATCAATGTGTGAGGTTACATGTCCAATCAGCTGTAACCACCCAAGACATTGATGGTGGCGGATCAAGAGTTTTTCATTGGCAGATTGTCAAACGTTTAAATTTGGTTACCCTGAATATTGAACATGGTATCACGTCCTTGTTTCAAATAATTAATCCTTTCCCAAACATGCCTCTAAAAGAACTGTATTTGACTGCTGCTAATAATGTAACACTTGCTATTGTCATATTGATGAAAGAGTGGTCTTCATATTATGGGGTTTTTATTACAGGCTATATCAGTCCCCCACTTGCGTGAGTGCATGTATATAGGTTCTCAGAAGTTCGCAGAGCAGTCGCTAAAAGTAGCAAAGGAAACATGAAATTTCCTGTTTTGCTAAGACCTGTAGCAACTGCCCAGCTCTCGGTATCATAAGGGGGTGGCGGTGGTGTGGTTTTGCTCCATGCCGAGTTCTCAGAGGCAGTTGTGGCAGGATGTAAAGGATTGCTATCATATTTATCTTTCATCTGAAATATTACTCAAGCGGTTCACAGTTATTTATGCTATTATGTTCCATTAactgtaaacttaaaaataattaaatcatgtaTATAGGCCTATACCAAatcagttatttaattattttgaactGTAACTAACCATAATTGAATaataagtgtgtgtatgtgtgtgtgtttattaacagtaattattatatatttgatttaatatttaattctgaATAGTATCTTTACAAATGCACAATATGCAACTGTAATATATGATTCTGAAGTACAAAGAACAGGTAATTATGTGGCCATGGCCACAGTGAGTATCCACATCGACCAATGCAAGGATTCGTTGTCAGACCTCTCACTGCAAGGATCAATAGGGTTAGACCACTAAACCTAAACCACGCTGACTAGCACCTCAGCCTACATGGGATTACTCATGATTTTGTGGCGCAATGTGTGTGACAAGAAGACAAAAGGAAAGTTAAATATCTGTGAGGCAGTGAGCATGGGAACCTGGCTGTGTGTCAtgtgtttgagtgtttttttatattgcaGAGCCATGAGTGCATGTTAAACCAGAGTGTAACCAGAATACCGCTGTGGTGTTTCTCTAGGTCATGGCGGtttgaacagagaaagagagagaaaaagagaaactaGGGAGCAGAGTCACAGGCATGGGCTCAGAGGCACATCTGCCATAGTTTGGATCAAATTCAATCCCGAAAAGTCTGTTTAAAATGGGCTGGGGGAAGCATGGGTTTTATAAGCCTTCAGATATATCTCAGTATTCAAGCTTCAACTGAACTTAATGACTTTGAGattgtttttaagaataaaagtTGTCGAAAATGTTCTCCAAAGAGGAAATGCGCTTTTAGAAAccccttaaagggatatttcacccaaaaacaaaaattctgtcaccaataactcgccctcatgttgttccaaacctgtatgagttgctttcttatgttgaacataagatATTTTGATATGTTCAATATCAaaatcatacatacacacactatatatatataaacaatatgcatctatctatctatctgagctATGTTGGAGTACAATCTA from the Carassius auratus strain Wakin chromosome 49, ASM336829v1, whole genome shotgun sequence genome contains:
- the LOC113066140 gene encoding negative regulator of reactive oxygen species-like, with amino-acid sequence MPVFDHLSIVLCHAVVPLLVVLLSASGHPQTFPCRLIRSTARCNSYQLSAIPDHLPHQIEEIFLDNNLLLNLQDGCLSRYPLLRTFSCANNQITGVEERVFSELPLLEDLNLANNELYHGHKQVAESLSSLSQLKTLDLSGNGLSEDMVSLLVQNLSSLESLYLSRNAILRLDESTFRNLHQLRELNVERNLLFEIDGAFDHMKKLQRLNLAFNCLPCLVNFEMTQLLVLNASHNSIEWFITNQNLTETFQLETLDLSDNHLLFFPFLPTKNRIRTLLLSNNRVSFYQHLSNYTSSNWSTSVEYYNLGQNVSSITVELWNENLHGDLSSVEILDLSENKVNYFPQGFIQQMPHLYWLRLRSNCLQSFSLTPEYLPVTLYELDVSRNRLTELKASKHSINKLNNLTHLNLSTNDLQNLPTRIFAGLPKLQTLDLSHNTVDVCYLPRSSGCVVWSNIVSLKQLYLAGCSIQNIPSSAFKGTPLTHLELSNNPDLNLKQDSLEGLANTLQHLGLGNTGLQDFDFSLYGHLKSLNISRNSLPELPESLIALNLKLLDLRDNMLTTIPSQHAGMLAERLQTVYMNGNAFNCCHLDWYRTFGENKGISIVDLSEITCLDLNHRHHKVVLLDAIHCGGSSSEESVVWYILLFVTVSVSIMGISVIYMLTFNPRILPRAIKKRCWRPAPY